One genomic segment of Pseudonocardia sp. T1-2H includes these proteins:
- the rlmN gene encoding 23S rRNA (adenine(2503)-C(2))-methyltransferase RlmN — protein sequence MPTPLPLVFDEPKRALPPRHLADLAPADRKAAVSELGLPGFRADQLARHYFGRLTADLDEMTDLPAAARQTLAALLPPLVTPVTEQVCDDGQTRKSLWRGHDGVLAESVLMGYPDRTTVCISSQAGCGMACPFCATGQGGLQRNLTTGEIVDQVRQAARAARDGVLGKPTRLSNIVFMGMGEPLANYKRVVAALRRITEPAPEGLGISARGVTVSTVGLVPAIDKLAAEGLPVTLAVSLHCPDDELRDTLVPVNNRWNIAEVLGAARRYAQATGRRVSIEYALIRDVNDQPWRADLLGKVLRQQIGAKRVHVNLIPLNPTPGSEWDASPKPVEREFVRRVEAAGISCTVRDTRGQEIDAACGQLAATARP from the coding sequence ATGCCTACCCCCCTGCCGCTCGTCTTCGACGAGCCGAAGCGCGCCCTTCCGCCCCGCCACCTCGCCGACCTCGCCCCGGCCGACCGCAAGGCCGCGGTGAGCGAGCTCGGCCTGCCAGGGTTCCGCGCGGACCAGCTCGCCCGGCACTACTTCGGCAGGCTCACCGCGGACCTCGACGAGATGACGGACCTGCCCGCCGCCGCGCGCCAGACGCTCGCGGCGCTGCTGCCGCCGCTGGTCACCCCGGTCACCGAGCAGGTCTGCGACGACGGCCAGACCCGCAAGTCCCTCTGGCGCGGCCACGACGGCGTGCTGGCCGAGTCCGTGCTGATGGGGTACCCCGACCGGACGACGGTCTGCATCTCCAGCCAGGCCGGGTGCGGAATGGCCTGCCCGTTCTGCGCCACCGGCCAGGGTGGGCTGCAGCGCAACCTGACCACGGGCGAGATCGTGGACCAGGTCCGCCAGGCCGCCCGCGCCGCCCGGGACGGGGTGCTGGGGAAGCCGACCCGCCTGTCCAACATCGTCTTCATGGGCATGGGGGAGCCGCTCGCGAACTACAAGCGGGTGGTCGCGGCCCTCCGACGGATCACCGAGCCCGCGCCGGAGGGACTGGGGATCTCCGCCCGCGGGGTCACGGTGTCCACGGTCGGGCTAGTCCCGGCGATCGACAAGCTCGCCGCCGAGGGCCTACCGGTCACCCTGGCCGTCTCCCTGCACTGCCCGGACGACGAGCTGCGGGACACCCTCGTGCCCGTCAACAACCGCTGGAACATCGCCGAGGTGCTGGGCGCCGCGCGGCGCTACGCGCAGGCCACCGGCCGTCGGGTCTCGATCGAGTACGCGCTGATCCGGGACGTCAACGACCAGCCGTGGCGGGCCGACCTGCTGGGGAAGGTCCTCCGCCAGCAGATCGGCGCCAAGCGGGTGCACGTCAACCTCATTCCGCTGAACCCCACGCCGGGCAGCGAGTGGGACGCGAGCCCCAAGCCCGTCGAGCGGGAGTTCGTCCGCCGGGTCGAGGCCGCCGGGATCTCCTGCACGGTCCGGGACACCCGGGGCCAGGAGATCGACGCCGCCTGCGGCCAGCTCGCCGCGACCGCCCGCCCCTGA
- a CDS encoding ABC transporter ATP-binding protein, with product MAEVEFDQASRIYTPGAKPAVNRLDLTIDDGEFVVLVGPSGSGKSTALRMLAGLEEIDAGQIRIGGKNMVGVASRDRDIAMVFQNYALYPNKTVGENMAFPLKMRGVDKAVQQEKVKAAADVLGLTDYLDRKPRALSGGQRQRVAMGRAIVREPQVFLMDEPLSNLDAKMRVSTRTEIAAMQRRLGVTTVYVTHDQVEAMTMGDRVALLKDGALQQFATPAELYDKPANVFVAGFIGSPAMNLFTLPVGAEGVRIGSSELALPRSLHARISAAGLDTITLGIRPEQWAVGGDGDGAGGVKAQVDVVEELGSDAFLYAHLDDENQTPVVVRSAGRSGARRDDQIALTPTSEDLHLFNPETGERL from the coding sequence GTGGCTGAAGTCGAGTTCGATCAGGCGTCGCGGATCTACACGCCCGGCGCGAAGCCCGCCGTCAATCGGCTGGACCTGACCATCGACGACGGCGAGTTCGTCGTCCTGGTCGGTCCGTCCGGTTCCGGCAAGTCCACCGCGCTGCGGATGTTGGCCGGTCTCGAGGAGATCGACGCCGGTCAGATCCGCATCGGCGGCAAGAACATGGTCGGGGTGGCGTCGCGCGACCGGGACATCGCGATGGTGTTCCAGAACTACGCGCTCTACCCGAACAAGACCGTCGGCGAGAACATGGCGTTCCCGCTGAAGATGCGGGGCGTGGACAAGGCCGTCCAGCAGGAGAAGGTGAAGGCGGCGGCGGACGTCCTCGGCCTCACGGACTACCTGGACCGCAAGCCGCGCGCCCTCTCCGGCGGTCAGCGCCAGCGGGTCGCGATGGGTCGCGCGATCGTCCGCGAGCCGCAGGTCTTCCTGATGGACGAGCCGCTGTCCAACCTCGATGCGAAGATGCGGGTGTCGACCCGCACCGAGATCGCGGCCATGCAGCGGCGGCTCGGCGTCACCACCGTCTACGTCACGCACGACCAGGTCGAGGCCATGACGATGGGCGACCGGGTGGCGCTGCTCAAGGACGGGGCGCTGCAGCAGTTCGCCACGCCCGCGGAGCTCTACGACAAGCCGGCCAACGTGTTCGTGGCCGGGTTCATCGGCTCACCGGCGATGAACCTGTTCACGCTTCCGGTCGGCGCGGAGGGCGTGCGGATCGGTTCGTCCGAGCTCGCGCTGCCGCGGTCCCTGCACGCCAGGATCTCCGCCGCCGGCCTGGACACGATCACCCTCGGCATCCGGCCGGAGCAGTGGGCGGTCGGCGGCGACGGGGACGGCGCCGGTGGGGTCAAGGCGCAGGTCGACGTCGTCGAGGAACTCGGGAGCGACGCGTTCCTCTACGCGCACCTGGACGACGAGAACCAGACGCCGGTCGTCGTGCGGTCCGCGGGACGGTCGGGGGCGAGGCGGGATGACCAGATCGCCCTGACGCCGACGAGCGAGGACCTGCACCTGTTCAACCCGGAGACGGGCGAGCGGCTGTAG
- a CDS encoding carbohydrate ABC transporter permease codes for MATATPERTVTPAGGDEQQLNPKARRSVGSTLLSVLAWIVGIGFFFPILWMVLTAFKQEADAYTTPPKLFFSPTLDQFRAVFAAGIGPYLLNSLFATVVSTILVLVLATPAAYAVSLRPVKKVQDVLFFFISTKMLPVVAAIVPIYVAVNNIGMLDNIWTLVILYTAMNLPIAVWMMRSFFQEVPKELLEAASMDGASLARSLREVVLPVVSPGMAATALICVIFAWNEFFFAVNLTAARAATVPVFLVGFITSEGLYFAKLCAAATMVALPVVIAGWIAQNKLVQGLSFGAVK; via the coding sequence ATGGCCACCGCGACGCCCGAACGCACCGTCACTCCTGCCGGGGGCGACGAGCAGCAACTCAACCCGAAGGCGAGGAGGAGCGTCGGCAGCACGCTGCTCAGCGTGCTGGCCTGGATCGTCGGTATCGGGTTCTTCTTCCCGATCCTCTGGATGGTGCTCACCGCCTTCAAGCAGGAGGCGGACGCCTATACCACCCCGCCGAAGCTGTTCTTCTCGCCCACCCTCGACCAGTTCCGCGCGGTGTTCGCCGCCGGCATCGGCCCGTACCTGCTCAACTCGCTGTTCGCGACGGTCGTCTCGACGATCCTGGTGCTGGTGCTGGCCACGCCCGCCGCGTACGCGGTGTCGCTGCGGCCGGTGAAGAAGGTGCAGGACGTCCTGTTCTTCTTCATCTCCACCAAGATGCTCCCGGTCGTCGCGGCGATCGTGCCGATCTACGTCGCGGTCAACAACATCGGCATGCTGGACAACATCTGGACGTTGGTCATCCTCTACACGGCGATGAACCTGCCGATCGCGGTGTGGATGATGCGCTCGTTCTTCCAGGAGGTGCCCAAGGAGCTCCTCGAGGCCGCGAGCATGGACGGTGCCTCGCTCGCCCGCTCGCTGCGCGAGGTCGTGCTCCCGGTCGTCTCCCCCGGCATGGCGGCGACGGCGCTGATCTGCGTGATCTTCGCGTGGAACGAGTTCTTCTTCGCCGTCAACCTCACCGCCGCGCGGGCCGCGACGGTGCCGGTGTTCCTCGTCGGGTTCATCACCTCCGAGGGCCTGTACTTCGCCAAGCTGTGTGCGGCCGCCACCATGGTCGCCCTGCCCGTCGTCATCGCCGGGTGGATCGCCCAGAACAAGCTCGTCCAGGGCCTCTCCTTCGGAGCCGTGAAGTGA
- a CDS encoding carbohydrate ABC transporter permease: protein MTVTAERPAEVTPRRPERGPGSRADGWIRRAPLLPALIFTIIITQLPFLFTIYYSLQSWNLVRPGSRQFVGLDNYVNVFTDSQFRQVALNTVVLTAGAVIFSMILGLFFALLLDRAFFGRGFIRTLLITPFLITPVAAALLWKTVLFDPTYGLINFVLSPFGVGQTDWISTFPLTSVMIALVWQWAPFMMLLTLAGLQSQPHDVLEAARVDGAGTFAVFREVTMPHLRRFIELGLVLGAIYLVNTFDAIYMMTQGGPGIASANLPFYIYQRAFLGFDIGQSAAMGVVVVVATIIIATFALRLIFRSFSGEES, encoded by the coding sequence ATGACCGTCACAGCCGAGCGGCCCGCGGAGGTCACCCCGCGGCGGCCGGAGCGCGGACCGGGATCGCGGGCCGACGGGTGGATCCGTCGCGCGCCGCTGCTGCCGGCGCTGATCTTCACGATCATCATCACGCAGCTGCCGTTCCTGTTCACCATCTACTACTCGCTGCAGTCCTGGAACCTCGTCCGGCCGGGCAGCCGGCAGTTCGTGGGCCTGGACAACTACGTCAACGTCTTCACGGACAGCCAGTTCCGCCAGGTCGCGCTCAACACCGTCGTGTTGACCGCCGGCGCGGTGATCTTCTCGATGATCCTGGGGCTGTTCTTCGCGCTGCTCCTGGACCGGGCCTTCTTCGGCCGGGGCTTCATCCGGACGCTGCTGATCACGCCGTTCCTGATCACGCCGGTGGCAGCCGCGCTGCTCTGGAAGACCGTGCTGTTCGACCCGACCTACGGCCTGATCAACTTCGTCCTCTCGCCGTTCGGCGTCGGTCAGACGGACTGGATCTCGACGTTCCCGCTGACCTCGGTGATGATCGCGCTGGTCTGGCAGTGGGCGCCGTTCATGATGCTGCTGACCCTCGCGGGGCTGCAGAGCCAGCCACACGACGTGCTGGAGGCGGCCCGGGTCGACGGGGCCGGGACCTTCGCGGTGTTCCGCGAGGTGACGATGCCGCACCTGCGCCGGTTCATCGAGCTGGGCCTGGTACTCGGCGCGATCTACCTGGTCAACACGTTCGACGCGATCTACATGATGACCCAGGGCGGACCGGGCATCGCCAGCGCGAACCTGCCCTTCTACATCTACCAACGCGCGTTCCTGGGCTTCGACATCGGACAGTCCGCGGCGATGGGCGTGGTGGTCGTCGTGGCCACCATCATCATCGCCACGTTCGCGCTGCGCCTGATCTTCCGCAGCTTCTCGGGAGAGGAGTCGTGA
- a CDS encoding ABC transporter substrate-binding protein yields the protein MVARLRTSTPDEPGRRQSRRRPRVARSAPLAVLASLLLTVTGCAGAGALGGGGEGQRTITIAIVSNPQMQDAVQLSPQFEQENPGIRLKFVSLSENEARAKITASVATGGGEFDAVMISNYETPQWAADGWLVDLDPLMARSPGYDENDFIPAVREALSGPDGHMYSVPFYGESSFLMYRKDLLEQAGISMPAQPTWQDVAAAAAKLDDPAKGMAGICLRGKPGWGEVMAPFDTVANTFGGRWFDLEWNAQLTSPQFRQAANFYVDLVRQYGEPGAAGSGFSECGTQFSQGNAAMWYDATVAAGIVENRDESRVAGKVGYAPAPIVVKPNSGWLYAWSLAIPKTSDEKGSTEDTWKFLSWMTSKEYGPMVGRQLGWEHVPPGARQSTYQIPEYVEASKAYARPTLDAIAAADQKKPTVEPVPYTGIQFVAIPEFQDLGTRVSQQLSAAIAGQQTTDEALDQAQVYAQTVGDSYKRQGAGS from the coding sequence ATGGTGGCCCGACTACGAACATCGACACCCGACGAGCCGGGGCGGCGGCAGTCCCGGAGACGGCCACGGGTGGCCCGCTCGGCCCCGTTGGCCGTGCTGGCCTCCCTGCTCCTGACCGTGACGGGCTGCGCGGGAGCCGGCGCGCTCGGCGGCGGGGGCGAGGGCCAGCGCACGATCACCATCGCGATCGTCTCCAACCCGCAGATGCAGGACGCCGTCCAGCTCTCCCCGCAGTTCGAGCAGGAGAACCCGGGCATCCGGCTCAAGTTCGTGAGCCTGTCGGAGAACGAGGCCCGCGCGAAGATCACTGCATCGGTCGCCACCGGCGGCGGCGAGTTCGACGCCGTGATGATCTCGAACTACGAGACGCCTCAGTGGGCGGCCGACGGATGGCTGGTCGACCTCGACCCGCTCATGGCGCGGAGCCCGGGGTACGACGAGAACGACTTCATCCCGGCCGTCCGGGAGGCCCTCTCCGGCCCCGACGGGCACATGTACTCGGTCCCGTTCTACGGCGAGTCGTCGTTCCTCATGTACCGCAAGGATCTCCTCGAGCAGGCCGGGATCAGCATGCCGGCCCAGCCGACGTGGCAGGATGTGGCCGCGGCCGCGGCGAAGCTGGACGACCCGGCCAAGGGCATGGCGGGCATCTGCCTGCGCGGCAAGCCCGGCTGGGGCGAGGTCATGGCGCCGTTCGACACCGTCGCCAACACCTTCGGCGGCCGCTGGTTCGACCTGGAGTGGAACGCGCAGCTGACGTCACCGCAGTTCCGCCAGGCCGCGAACTTCTATGTCGACCTGGTCCGTCAGTACGGCGAGCCCGGCGCCGCGGGCAGCGGGTTCAGCGAGTGCGGCACGCAGTTCAGCCAGGGCAACGCTGCGATGTGGTACGACGCGACGGTCGCCGCCGGCATCGTCGAGAACCGGGACGAGAGCCGGGTCGCCGGCAAGGTCGGCTACGCGCCGGCACCGATCGTGGTGAAGCCGAACTCCGGCTGGCTCTACGCCTGGTCGCTCGCCATCCCGAAGACCTCGGACGAGAAGGGCAGCACCGAGGACACCTGGAAGTTCCTGTCCTGGATGACGAGCAAGGAGTACGGCCCGATGGTCGGGCGACAGCTGGGCTGGGAGCACGTGCCGCCCGGCGCGCGGCAGTCGACCTACCAGATCCCGGAGTACGTCGAGGCGTCGAAGGCCTACGCCCGGCCCACGCTCGACGCCATCGCGGCGGCCGACCAGAAGAAGCCGACCGTCGAGCCGGTGCCCTACACCGGCATTCAGTTCGTCGCGATCCCCGAGTTCCAGGACCTGGGGACGCGGGTCAGCCAGCAGCTGTCGGCGGCCATCGCCGGCCAGCAGACGACCGACGAGGCGCTGGACCAGGCGCAGGTCTATGCGCAGACCGTCGGCGACTCCTACAAACGGCAGGGAGCGGGCTCATGA
- a CDS encoding LacI family DNA-binding transcriptional regulator, with product MATMADVARLAGVSIATVSHVLNGTRTVRPETRAQVLDAVRVADYTPNTVAQSLATARTRTIGLALSAISNPYFGELLHAVESEAAKAGYTLLLVDPHEDPDLEDTVVRKLHARRVDGVLLAPSADPGEALEYLTNRAVPTVLIDRLIDDRMDQVGTENVEAVAGLVGHLAERGHRRIALVAGHPGLATTVERVEGYERGLSRHGLAKDPALLVDGHSDADLARAAVQRLLDLDRPPTAIVTGNNSMTIGAMQALRDAKVEVPRDIALVAFDDFPWADLFAPRLTVVAQPFDRIGREAVRLLLRRMADPSATPTTTRMTPGFVHRDSCGCGLPAAARP from the coding sequence ATGGCGACCATGGCCGACGTGGCCCGGCTCGCCGGGGTCTCGATCGCGACGGTCTCGCACGTTCTCAACGGGACCCGGACGGTCCGTCCGGAGACCCGGGCGCAGGTGCTCGACGCGGTCCGGGTCGCGGACTACACGCCCAACACGGTCGCGCAGTCCCTGGCCACCGCCCGCACCAGGACGATCGGGCTCGCCCTCTCGGCGATCTCGAACCCGTACTTCGGCGAGCTGCTGCACGCCGTGGAGTCCGAGGCCGCGAAGGCCGGCTACACGCTGCTGCTCGTGGACCCGCACGAGGACCCGGATCTCGAGGACACGGTGGTGCGCAAGCTGCACGCCCGGCGCGTCGACGGGGTGCTGCTCGCGCCGTCGGCGGACCCGGGAGAGGCGCTGGAGTACCTGACGAACCGCGCGGTGCCCACCGTGCTGATCGACCGCCTGATCGACGACCGGATGGACCAGGTCGGTACGGAGAACGTCGAGGCGGTGGCCGGGCTCGTCGGACATCTGGCCGAGCGGGGCCACCGGCGGATCGCGCTGGTCGCGGGCCACCCCGGGCTCGCGACGACCGTCGAGCGCGTCGAGGGCTACGAGCGGGGGCTGAGCCGGCACGGGCTGGCGAAGGACCCCGCGCTGCTGGTCGACGGCCACTCGGACGCAGACCTCGCCCGCGCCGCCGTGCAACGCCTGCTGGACCTGGACCGCCCGCCGACCGCGATCGTCACCGGCAACAACTCCATGACCATCGGCGCGATGCAGGCGCTGCGGGACGCGAAGGTCGAGGTGCCGCGGGACATCGCACTCGTAGCGTTCGACGACTTCCCGTGGGCGGACCTGTTCGCCCCGCGGCTCACCGTCGTGGCGCAGCCTTTCGATCGGATCGGCCGGGAGGCGGTGCGGCTGCTGCTGCGCCGGATGGCGGACCCGTCCGCGACCCCGACGACGACGCGGATGACCCCGGGGTTCGTGCACCGGGACTCCTGCGGGTGCGGCCTGCCGGCGGCCGCTCGGCCCTGA
- a CDS encoding ATP-dependent DNA ligase has protein sequence MQLPVMPPVAPMLAKPVKDIPEGQLYEPKWDGFRSIVFRDGAEVEIGSRNERPMTRYFPEVVEAVLANFPERAVIDGEIVVADTARNTLDFEALQQRIHPAVSRVTMLSEKTPASFIAFDVLALGDDDLTGRPFAERRALLQEALAEAAPPVHVTPLTRDVETARRWFSLFEGAGLDGLIAKSPDVVYEPDRRVMSKIKHERTCDCVVAGYRVHKSGPDVIGSLLLGLHDERGVLNSVGVVGAFPMARRRELFTELQPLVTEFEGHPWNWAAHEQGERTPRKNETSRWNAGKDLSFIPLRPERVVEVRYDYMEGVRFRHTAQFVRWRPDRDPESCTYAQLERPVSFDLAGVLAGG, from the coding sequence GTGCAGCTGCCCGTGATGCCCCCCGTCGCCCCGATGCTGGCGAAGCCGGTCAAGGACATCCCGGAGGGCCAGCTCTACGAGCCGAAGTGGGACGGGTTCCGGTCGATCGTGTTCCGGGACGGGGCCGAGGTCGAGATCGGCAGCCGCAACGAGCGGCCGATGACCCGGTACTTCCCGGAGGTCGTCGAGGCCGTCCTCGCCAACTTCCCCGAACGGGCGGTGATCGACGGCGAGATCGTCGTCGCCGACACCGCGCGCAACACGCTGGACTTCGAGGCCCTGCAGCAGCGGATCCACCCGGCCGTGAGCCGGGTGACCATGCTGTCCGAGAAGACGCCGGCGAGCTTCATCGCGTTCGACGTGCTCGCCCTGGGCGACGACGACCTCACCGGGCGGCCGTTCGCGGAGCGTCGCGCGCTGCTCCAGGAGGCCCTGGCCGAGGCGGCGCCCCCGGTGCACGTCACGCCGCTGACCCGGGATGTCGAGACCGCGCGCCGCTGGTTCTCCCTGTTCGAGGGCGCCGGGCTGGACGGGCTCATCGCGAAGAGCCCGGACGTGGTCTACGAGCCGGACAGGCGGGTCATGAGCAAGATCAAGCACGAGCGGACCTGCGACTGCGTGGTCGCGGGGTACCGGGTGCACAAGTCCGGGCCGGATGTGATCGGCTCGCTGCTGCTCGGGCTGCACGACGAGCGCGGGGTGCTGAACTCCGTGGGCGTCGTCGGGGCGTTCCCGATGGCTCGCCGCCGCGAGCTGTTCACCGAGCTCCAGCCGCTCGTGACGGAGTTCGAGGGGCACCCGTGGAACTGGGCGGCCCACGAGCAGGGCGAGCGGACTCCGCGGAAGAACGAGACGAGCCGCTGGAACGCGGGCAAGGACCTGTCGTTCATCCCGTTGCGTCCGGAGCGGGTCGTGGAGGTCCGCTACGACTACATGGAGGGCGTGCGGTTCCGGCACACGGCGCAGTTCGTCCGCTGGCGTCCGGACCGCGACCCGGAGTCCTGCACCTACGCGCAGCTGGAGCGCCCCGTCTCGTTCGACCTCGCCGGGGTGCTCGCCGGCGGCTGA
- the mug gene encoding G/U mismatch-specific DNA glycosylase, with protein MVPRFTAAELEAARSRLLPDVLPGPGDPPLRVLFCGINPGLVSAATGHHFARPGNRFWPVLHGAGFTPRLLRPDEQGLLPEWGIGITNMAARATARADELSAAEIVEGGLVLRALVEQQAPRWLAVVGIGAYRTAFGAKGAVVGPQESMLGPTRIWVLPNPSGLNAHWSRAAMVEEFGRLRAAAG; from the coding sequence CTGGTGCCCCGCTTCACCGCCGCCGAGCTCGAGGCCGCCCGCTCACGTCTGCTCCCGGACGTCCTCCCCGGGCCGGGCGACCCGCCGTTGCGGGTGCTGTTCTGCGGTATCAACCCCGGCCTCGTCTCCGCGGCGACCGGTCACCACTTCGCCCGGCCCGGGAACCGGTTCTGGCCGGTCCTGCACGGCGCCGGCTTCACCCCGCGGCTGCTGCGGCCGGACGAGCAGGGGCTGCTCCCGGAGTGGGGGATCGGCATCACGAACATGGCCGCCCGCGCGACCGCCCGGGCGGACGAGCTGAGCGCCGCCGAGATCGTCGAGGGCGGGCTGGTCCTGCGGGCGCTGGTCGAGCAGCAGGCGCCGCGTTGGCTGGCCGTGGTCGGCATCGGGGCCTACCGGACGGCGTTCGGCGCGAAGGGGGCCGTCGTGGGACCGCAGGAGTCGATGCTCGGACCGACGCGGATCTGGGTGCTGCCCAACCCGTCGGGCCTCAACGCCCACTGGTCCCGGGCGGCGATGGTCGAGGAGTTCGGGCGGCTGCGGGCCGCGGCCGGCTGA